A genome region from Prochlorococcus marinus CUG1417 includes the following:
- the rplX gene encoding 50S ribosomal protein L24: MLDSLKQKKNFQRIKMRIKTGDLVKVINGKEKGKTGEVLKTIPLENRVVVKGINLRTKHVKPTQEGETGRILTEEASLHASNVMFFSKEKNLTSKIEYFIDKEGVKKRRLKKTGEVID; the protein is encoded by the coding sequence ATGTTGGATTCATTAAAACAAAAGAAGAATTTCCAAAGAATAAAAATGAGAATCAAAACTGGAGATTTAGTAAAAGTAATTAATGGCAAGGAAAAGGGCAAAACTGGAGAGGTTTTAAAAACTATCCCTCTTGAAAATAGAGTAGTAGTTAAGGGAATTAACCTTAGGACTAAACATGTAAAACCAACTCAGGAAGGGGAAACTGGAAGAATACTTACAGAGGAGGCATCTTTACATGCATCAAATGTAATGTTCTTCTCAAAGGAAAAAAATCTTACAAGTAAGATTGAATATTTTATTGATAAAGAGGGAGTTAAGAAAAGAAGACTGAAGAAAACTGGTGAAGTAATTGATTAA
- the rpsE gene encoding 30S ribosomal protein S5 encodes MTDTPTKQEIQSNNDNVPGATPVEQKKNNRNDRKRNRRGDSKNLERDSDWQERVVQIRRVSKTVKGGKKMSFRAIVVVGNEKGQVGVGVGKAGDVIGAVRKGVSDGKKNLVRVPLTPNNSIPTLSKGRDGAANVLIRPAAPGTGVIAGGSIRTVLELAGIKNVLAKRLGSKTPLNNARAAMVALSQLRTHKSASRERGISLEQLYS; translated from the coding sequence ATGACTGACACTCCAACAAAACAAGAAATTCAATCCAATAACGATAATGTTCCTGGAGCTACTCCCGTAGAACAAAAAAAGAATAATCGGAATGATCGAAAAAGAAATAGAAGAGGTGATTCAAAAAATCTAGAGAGAGATTCTGATTGGCAAGAAAGGGTTGTTCAGATTCGACGCGTCTCTAAAACTGTTAAGGGTGGAAAAAAAATGAGTTTTAGAGCAATTGTTGTTGTTGGTAATGAGAAAGGTCAAGTTGGAGTTGGAGTTGGTAAAGCAGGAGATGTCATTGGTGCGGTAAGAAAGGGTGTTTCAGACGGTAAAAAGAATCTTGTAAGGGTTCCCTTAACTCCAAATAATTCAATACCGACTTTATCTAAAGGTCGAGATGGTGCTGCTAATGTACTAATTAGACCAGCTGCACCAGGTACCGGTGTAATTGCTGGTGGTTCAATAAGAACTGTTTTAGAATTAGCAGGTATAAAAAATGTCTTAGCAAAAAGATTGGGTAGTAAAACACCATTGAATAATGCAAGAGCTGCTATGGTGGCTCTCTCTCAGTTAAGAACACACAAATCTGCCTCAAGGGAAAGAGGCATCTCACTTGAACAGCTCTATTCTTAA
- the rplO gene encoding 50S ribosomal protein L15, which translates to MTSTLNTLKSNSGSRKKKLRKGRGIAAGQGASCGFGMRGQKSRSGRPTRPGFEGGQMPLYRRVPKLKHFEIINQKNFSIINLEKLNDFKDNDIVNLDSLVKKGLIFKPKFPLKILGNGKLNVKLKVQAHAFTKVAKQKIEDAGGSCELINNK; encoded by the coding sequence ATGACTTCAACATTAAATACACTTAAATCAAACTCTGGCTCGAGAAAGAAAAAGTTAAGAAAGGGTAGAGGTATTGCAGCCGGCCAGGGTGCTTCATGTGGTTTTGGAATGAGAGGACAAAAGTCACGTTCAGGAAGACCCACACGTCCAGGTTTTGAAGGAGGCCAAATGCCTCTATATAGAAGAGTTCCAAAATTAAAGCACTTTGAAATAATTAATCAAAAGAACTTTTCCATAATTAATTTAGAAAAATTAAATGATTTCAAAGATAACGATATTGTTAACCTAGATTCACTAGTTAAGAAAGGATTGATCTTCAAGCCTAAATTCCCTTTAAAAATACTTGGTAACGGAAAACTCAATGTGAAGTTAAAAGTTCAAGCTCATGCATTTACAAAAGTTGCAAAACAAAAAATTGAGGATGCAGGTGGATCCTGCGAGCTTATAAATAATAAATAA
- the rplV gene encoding 50S ribosomal protein L22 — protein MTKTPETTKTAIAHGNYVRGSASKVRRVLDQIRGKSYRDALIMLEFMPYRSTDPITKVLRSAVANAEHNLGMDPSTLVISSAWANSGPVMKRYRPRAQGRAFSIKKQTCHISISVESTPTQTNAEVQN, from the coding sequence ATGACAAAAACACCTGAAACAACCAAAACAGCAATTGCTCATGGCAATTACGTTCGCGGATCAGCCTCTAAAGTGAGAAGAGTTTTGGATCAGATAAGGGGTAAGTCTTATAGAGATGCATTGATCATGTTGGAATTTATGCCTTATAGATCTACAGACCCCATCACTAAAGTTCTGAGATCTGCGGTTGCCAATGCAGAACATAACCTTGGAATGGATCCATCCACCTTAGTTATTTCCTCTGCATGGGCTAATAGCGGTCCAGTAATGAAAAGGTATAGGCCCAGAGCTCAAGGTCGAGCTTTTTCAATTAAGAAACAGACTTGCCATATCAGTATTTCTGTTGAATCTACTCCTACTCAAACTAATGCGGAGGTACAAAACTAA
- the rplN gene encoding 50S ribosomal protein L14, protein MIQQETYLTVADNSGAKRLQCIRVLGSNRRYAHVGDVIVATVKDALPNMGVKKSEVVKAVIVRTKATLRRNTGNSIRFDDNAAVLINEDKNPKGTRVFGPVARELRDKNYTKIVSLAPEVI, encoded by the coding sequence ATGATTCAACAAGAAACTTATTTAACAGTTGCCGATAATAGCGGAGCGAAAAGACTCCAATGTATTAGGGTTTTAGGTTCTAATAGAAGGTATGCACATGTCGGGGATGTAATTGTAGCAACTGTTAAAGATGCTCTTCCGAATATGGGAGTAAAGAAATCTGAAGTTGTGAAAGCCGTCATCGTCAGAACAAAAGCTACATTAAGAAGAAATACTGGTAATTCAATCAGATTTGATGATAATGCTGCTGTTTTGATTAATGAGGATAAGAATCCAAAAGGTACTAGAGTTTTTGGTCCTGTAGCCAGAGAACTGCGGGATAAAAATTATACAAAAATTGTTTCTCTTGCTCCGGAGGTGATTTAA
- the rplE gene encoding 50S ribosomal protein L5 — MTLKNRYKESIRPKLLKDLGLKNIHQVPKVVKVNVNRGLGEAASNSKALEASLNEMATITGQKALVTRAKKAIAGFKIREGMPIGCTVTLRGDRMYSFLERFINLALPRIRDFRGVNPKSFDGRGNYTVGVKEQLIFPEISFDKIDSIRGMDITIVTSARSDQEGKALLQELGMPFSKN, encoded by the coding sequence ATGACTCTAAAAAATCGCTACAAAGAATCAATTAGACCAAAACTTTTAAAAGACCTTGGTCTTAAAAATATTCATCAAGTACCTAAAGTTGTCAAAGTCAACGTTAACAGAGGTCTTGGTGAGGCAGCTTCAAATTCAAAAGCTCTAGAGGCTTCCTTGAATGAAATGGCAACAATTACAGGGCAAAAGGCACTAGTAACTAGGGCCAAAAAAGCTATCGCGGGTTTTAAAATTCGTGAGGGTATGCCAATTGGTTGTACTGTAACTTTGAGAGGTGACAGGATGTATTCCTTCTTAGAGAGATTTATAAATCTAGCTTTACCAAGAATAAGAGACTTTAGAGGAGTTAATCCAAAAAGTTTTGATGGGAGAGGGAATTACACTGTTGGAGTGAAAGAGCAATTAATTTTTCCTGAAATCTCTTTTGATAAAATAGATTCAATAAGAGGTATGGATATAACTATTGTCACTAGTGCGAGATCAGATCAAGAGGGTAAAGCTCTCTTGCAAGAGTTAGGAATGCCTTTTAGTAAGAATTAA
- the rpmC gene encoding 50S ribosomal protein L29 — MKNSESLKEFKKLNSEQITEKIDQLRKDLFDLRFKQATRQLNETHKFKIIKKQVAQLLTLSKSQSASKTTSD; from the coding sequence ATGAAAAACTCAGAGTCACTTAAGGAATTTAAAAAATTAAATTCTGAACAAATTACTGAAAAGATTGACCAATTACGAAAAGATCTTTTTGACTTGAGATTCAAGCAAGCTACAAGACAGCTCAATGAAACTCATAAATTTAAAATCATCAAGAAACAAGTTGCGCAATTACTCACTCTCAGTAAGAGTCAATCTGCTTCTAAAACTACTTCTGATTAA
- the rplF gene encoding 50S ribosomal protein L6, whose product MSRIGKTPVLIPDKVSVDFDGLTVTVKGPKGELKRKMPEGVSFDKKDNTVVVSPTTTKIFSRQRHGLCRALIANMVEGVSQGFSKKLEIVGVGSRAQVKGKNLVVSAGYSHPIEMIPPDGITYKVESNTNVTVSGIDKEIVGNEAAKIRSIRPPEPYKGKGIKYHDERILRKAGKSGKK is encoded by the coding sequence ATGTCAAGAATTGGAAAAACACCAGTACTAATACCAGATAAAGTATCTGTTGATTTTGATGGATTAACAGTTACAGTTAAAGGCCCTAAGGGTGAGTTAAAACGTAAGATGCCAGAAGGAGTTAGTTTTGATAAAAAAGATAATACTGTTGTCGTAAGTCCTACCACTACCAAAATATTCTCAAGGCAAAGACATGGTTTATGTAGAGCTTTAATTGCAAATATGGTTGAAGGGGTTAGTCAAGGTTTTTCAAAAAAACTTGAAATTGTAGGAGTTGGATCGAGAGCACAAGTAAAAGGTAAAAATCTAGTTGTTAGTGCAGGATATAGTCATCCTATAGAAATGATCCCCCCTGATGGTATAACATACAAGGTTGAGAGTAATACAAACGTTACTGTATCTGGAATTGATAAGGAAATTGTTGGTAATGAAGCAGCAAAAATCAGATCAATTAGACCTCCAGAACCATATAAAGGTAAAGGGATTAAATATCATGATGAGAGAATTCTCAGAAAAGCTGGTAAATCTGGCAAAAAATAA
- the rpsC gene encoding 30S ribosomal protein S3 — protein sequence MGHKIHPSGLRLGITQEHRSKWFATSKTYPILLQEDFKIRTFIQKKYGAAGISDILIARKADQLELELKTARPGVIVGRQGSGIEELRSGIQKTIGDRTRQVRINVVEVERVDADAFLLAEYIAQQLEKRVAFRRTIRMALQRAQRAGVLGLKIQVGGRLNGAEIARTEWTREGRVPLHTLRAEIDYATREANTTYGVLGIKVWVFKGEVLPKEEQTIPVGASPKRKASRRPQQFEDRSNENS from the coding sequence ATGGGACATAAAATACATCCTTCTGGACTAAGATTAGGAATTACACAAGAGCATCGCTCTAAGTGGTTTGCTACTTCTAAAACATATCCAATTCTTCTCCAAGAAGATTTTAAAATTCGTACCTTCATACAAAAAAAATATGGAGCAGCAGGAATTAGCGATATTTTAATTGCTAGAAAAGCTGACCAACTGGAACTTGAATTAAAAACAGCAAGACCTGGAGTTATAGTTGGAAGACAAGGAAGTGGGATTGAAGAATTAAGATCTGGCATTCAAAAAACTATAGGGGATAGAACAAGGCAAGTTAGAATAAACGTTGTAGAAGTTGAACGCGTTGATGCTGATGCCTTTTTACTTGCTGAATATATTGCACAACAACTTGAAAAAAGAGTCGCCTTTAGAAGAACTATAAGGATGGCCTTACAAAGGGCTCAAAGGGCTGGAGTCTTAGGTCTTAAAATACAAGTTGGGGGAAGGTTAAATGGTGCTGAAATAGCTAGAACTGAATGGACCAGAGAAGGTAGAGTTCCATTACATACATTGAGAGCTGAAATTGACTATGCAACTCGTGAAGCTAATACAACTTACGGTGTTCTAGGCATTAAAGTTTGGGTTTTCAAAGGTGAAGTTCTCCCTAAAGAAGAACAAACTATCCCTGTGGGTGCTAGCCCTAAGAGGAAAGCTAGTAGAAGACCTCAGCAATTTGAGGATCGTTCAAATGAGAATTCATAG
- the rpsQ gene encoding 30S ribosomal protein S17, with the protein MALKERIGTVVSDKMDKTVVVAVINRYPHPTYKKIVSRTTRYKAHDPENTCVLGDRVKIRETRPLSAHKRWAIEEILNKTGQAKEVKK; encoded by the coding sequence ATGGCACTTAAAGAAAGAATTGGTACTGTTGTCAGCGACAAAATGGATAAAACAGTTGTTGTTGCTGTTATTAACAGATATCCGCACCCCACTTATAAAAAAATTGTAAGTAGAACTACACGATATAAGGCGCATGATCCAGAAAATACATGCGTTTTAGGTGATCGAGTTAAAATAAGAGAAACTAGACCGCTTAGTGCTCATAAAAGATGGGCAATTGAAGAGATTCTCAATAAAACAGGTCAGGCTAAGGAGGTTAAAAAATGA
- the rpsH gene encoding 30S ribosomal protein S8: MSNHDPISDMLTRIRNASQKKHTTTSIPSSKMSLSIAKVLQKEGFISDINEEGEGYQSQIILGLKYSGKNKFPTIRSMQRVSKPGLRIYKNTRALPKVLGGLGVAIISTSKGVMSDRDARKQGIGGEVLCYVY, from the coding sequence ATGTCAAATCACGATCCTATTTCAGATATGCTTACTCGAATTAGAAATGCGAGTCAAAAAAAGCATACAACCACATCAATCCCAAGTTCAAAAATGTCCCTAAGTATTGCAAAAGTACTTCAAAAAGAGGGTTTCATTTCTGACATTAATGAAGAAGGTGAAGGCTATCAGTCACAAATAATACTTGGTCTAAAATATAGTGGCAAGAATAAATTCCCTACTATTCGATCCATGCAAAGAGTTAGTAAACCTGGCTTGAGAATTTATAAAAATACAAGAGCTTTACCAAAAGTACTAGGAGGTCTTGGAGTTGCTATTATATCTACTTCTAAAGGTGTCATGAGTGATCGCGATGCTAGGAAGCAAGGTATAGGTGGTGAAGTACTTTGCTATGTTTATTAA
- the rplR gene encoding 50S ribosomal protein L18, protein MTKLSRKSQTKKRHRRLRRFLIGDATRPRLSVFRSNNHIYAQVIDDSAQTTICSASTVDKELREKSEKLPSDCNSSSIVGKLLAKRAIKKGIKQVIFDRGGNLYHGRVKALADAAREAGLEF, encoded by the coding sequence ATGACCAAACTTTCCAGGAAATCACAAACCAAAAAAAGACATAGAAGATTAAGGAGATTCTTAATTGGAGATGCAACTCGTCCAAGATTGTCTGTTTTTCGCTCTAATAATCATATTTATGCTCAGGTTATAGATGATAGCGCTCAAACAACTATTTGCTCAGCTTCAACTGTTGATAAAGAACTAAGAGAAAAATCTGAGAAGTTACCCTCTGATTGTAATTCTTCTTCCATTGTTGGAAAATTATTAGCAAAGAGAGCGATAAAAAAAGGTATTAAGCAAGTGATTTTTGACCGTGGAGGTAATTTATATCACGGTAGAGTAAAGGCGCTTGCAGATGCTGCTCGTGAAGCTGGCCTAGAATTCTAA
- the rplP gene encoding 50S ribosomal protein L16, with protein sequence MLSPKRTKFRKQHRGRMRGVASKGNTIAFGQFALQAQDCGWVTARQIEASRRAMTRYIKRGGQIWIRIFPDKPVTMRPAETRMGSGKGNPEFWVAVVKPGRILFEMGGEDITEETAKEAMRLAQYKLPVKTKFISIDKSLENNSQENTKNSKKSQEEVKQ encoded by the coding sequence ATGCTTAGTCCAAAACGTACTAAATTCCGCAAACAACATAGAGGCAGAATGAGGGGTGTAGCCTCAAAAGGTAATACTATTGCATTCGGTCAATTTGCACTCCAAGCTCAAGACTGTGGCTGGGTAACTGCACGTCAGATTGAAGCAAGCAGAAGAGCTATGACCAGATATATCAAACGTGGCGGTCAAATCTGGATAAGAATATTTCCTGATAAACCCGTAACCATGAGACCTGCCGAAACCAGAATGGGTTCTGGTAAAGGTAATCCAGAGTTTTGGGTCGCAGTTGTAAAACCGGGAAGAATACTTTTTGAAATGGGTGGTGAGGATATTACTGAGGAAACTGCAAAGGAAGCTATGCGACTGGCTCAATACAAACTTCCTGTAAAAACTAAATTTATCTCTATTGATAAAAGTCTAGAAAATAACTCCCAAGAAAATACAAAAAATAGCAAAAAATCTCAAGAGGAGGTTAAACAATGA
- the secY gene encoding preprotein translocase subunit SecY codes for MFVNKSRNPSASEILSQLFLNKELRSRVLTTLGLLLLVRLGIYIPMPGIDRVAFKSFIDQGGQLIGFLDIFTGGGISTLGIFALGILPFINASIIIQLLTASLPVLEDLQKNEGEAGRRKIAQITRYVSLGWGFLQSIIFSLILRQYAIQGISETTFVLQTSIALVTGSMLVMWFSEIITEKGIGQGASLVIFLNIVSTLPKALSSTIEKAQTGDRGDVLGIAVLLGVFLLTIVGIIFVQEGARRIPIVSAKRQIGNSTLLPTRQSYLPLKLNAGGVMPIIFASALIFLPITIANVTGNPVLIKLASSLNPGSSNPWPYALTFFALILGFSFFYASLTINPIDVASNLKKGGVAIPGVRPGTKTANYLSGIQNRLTLLGGLFLGSVAIIPAAVERATNVQTFQGLGATSLLILVGVAIDTAKQIQTYVISQRYEGLINN; via the coding sequence ATGTTTGTCAACAAAAGTAGAAATCCCAGCGCTTCTGAAATACTTTCCCAATTATTTTTAAATAAAGAATTAAGAAGTAGAGTTTTAACCACTTTAGGTCTACTTCTTTTAGTCAGACTAGGTATTTATATCCCTATGCCTGGTATTGATAGGGTTGCTTTTAAAAGTTTTATAGACCAAGGTGGCCAATTAATAGGTTTTTTAGATATTTTTACTGGCGGCGGAATTTCAACTCTAGGAATATTTGCATTGGGTATACTCCCTTTTATCAACGCATCAATTATTATTCAGCTTCTTACAGCTTCTTTGCCTGTTCTAGAAGATTTACAAAAAAATGAGGGTGAAGCAGGGAGAAGGAAAATTGCTCAAATCACTAGATATGTTTCTTTAGGATGGGGTTTTTTGCAGAGTATTATTTTTTCTTTAATCCTTAGACAATATGCAATCCAAGGCATAAGTGAAACTACATTTGTCTTGCAAACCTCAATAGCCTTAGTAACTGGCTCAATGTTAGTAATGTGGTTTAGTGAAATTATTACAGAGAAAGGTATAGGACAAGGAGCTTCATTGGTAATATTTTTGAATATTGTTTCGACTTTGCCAAAGGCTTTAAGTTCAACTATTGAAAAAGCTCAAACTGGAGATAGAGGAGATGTTTTGGGTATAGCAGTTTTACTTGGAGTCTTTTTACTAACAATTGTTGGGATAATTTTTGTCCAAGAGGGAGCGAGAAGAATTCCTATTGTTAGTGCAAAAAGACAAATAGGTAATTCAACATTACTTCCAACAAGGCAAAGTTATTTACCTTTAAAGTTAAATGCTGGAGGAGTTATGCCGATTATTTTCGCATCTGCCTTAATTTTTTTACCCATAACTATTGCAAATGTAACTGGTAATCCAGTTTTAATAAAATTAGCTAGTAGTTTAAATCCTGGATCTTCAAATCCATGGCCATATGCTCTTACATTTTTTGCCTTAATTTTGGGATTCTCCTTTTTTTATGCATCTCTTACAATTAATCCAATTGACGTAGCATCAAATTTAAAGAAGGGAGGAGTAGCAATCCCTGGGGTTAGACCTGGAACTAAAACTGCAAACTACTTATCAGGCATTCAAAATAGGTTGACATTATTAGGAGGATTATTTCTTGGATCAGTAGCTATTATTCCAGCTGCAGTTGAAAGAGCGACGAATGTCCAGACTTTTCAAGGTTTAGGGGCAACTTCGTTACTTATTCTTGTTGGTGTTGCTATTGACACTGCCAAGCAAATCCAAACTTATGTTATTTCTCAAAGGTATGAGGGACTGATTAACAATTAA